The Phycisphaerae bacterium genome window below encodes:
- a CDS encoding carbohydrate porin — MQSSTRRTRRFRDFTPCRFLRESSRAICPLAVALVFMWVSAPVFAQEEKTESVAEPVKTADAAPEPAPTETRPPPEAIPAQPPDRLLSLESRTMTGDWGGLRNDLAEKGVKINLFLNDQFQGVVQGGLDTNSDGRNAGSSDMFVSIDFEKLGLFKNGELLGHFQSNWGAGANPKTGTLFQVNDDADGDLDYHVAQFWYRHYFFDHKVHLTLGYLDFQTIVDRNVFSNSEDKQFWNQGFDNNPLVPLNIGWGAALILQPVKWFSLVLGAGDDQAGLYHGDLTTVFHEDAHYKGYLEADFHADWKSSRGPLPGNFRIGTVYDPGNYTAFSRSAISPHRENNQFITYISADQLLYREKKESEQGLGIFARYSYRDPDFYRIYQHWSAGLQYLGAIPGRDKDVIGWAVGQQQSSDVARRRVNRRFGDETVYEMYYAIHVSPWLVITPDVQYIDNPGGNDQVGHTMVAGIRVRISV, encoded by the coding sequence ATGCAAAGTTCCACACGGCGGACCCGTCGGTTTCGGGATTTCACACCTTGCCGTTTCTTGCGCGAATCGAGTCGTGCGATTTGTCCGCTTGCGGTCGCCCTCGTGTTCATGTGGGTGAGTGCACCTGTCTTCGCTCAGGAGGAGAAGACGGAGTCGGTTGCGGAGCCGGTCAAGACAGCCGACGCCGCTCCCGAACCTGCACCGACCGAGACGCGGCCACCGCCGGAAGCTATTCCCGCCCAACCGCCGGACCGGCTGCTTTCCCTGGAATCGCGGACAATGACGGGAGACTGGGGCGGTCTGCGTAACGATCTGGCCGAGAAAGGCGTCAAGATCAACCTGTTCCTGAACGACCAGTTCCAGGGTGTCGTACAGGGCGGGTTGGACACGAACAGCGACGGACGCAATGCCGGTTCGTCGGATATGTTCGTCTCCATAGATTTCGAAAAGCTCGGTCTTTTCAAGAACGGCGAGCTGCTCGGTCACTTCCAGTCGAACTGGGGTGCGGGGGCAAACCCCAAGACCGGAACCCTGTTCCAGGTCAACGACGACGCTGACGGAGACCTGGACTATCACGTGGCCCAGTTTTGGTACCGGCACTACTTCTTCGATCACAAGGTTCACCTGACGCTGGGCTATCTTGATTTTCAAACCATCGTGGATCGCAACGTCTTCTCCAACAGCGAGGACAAGCAGTTCTGGAACCAGGGTTTCGACAACAACCCGCTGGTCCCCCTCAACATCGGCTGGGGTGCGGCGCTGATCCTCCAGCCGGTAAAGTGGTTCTCCCTGGTGCTGGGCGCGGGGGACGACCAAGCGGGGCTTTACCACGGTGACCTGACAACCGTGTTTCACGAGGATGCCCATTACAAGGGCTATCTTGAAGCGGATTTCCACGCCGACTGGAAATCTTCACGTGGGCCGCTCCCGGGGAATTTCCGCATCGGAACCGTATACGATCCGGGAAACTACACTGCGTTTTCGCGAAGCGCCATCAGCCCGCACCGCGAGAACAACCAGTTCATCACCTACATCAGCGCCGACCAGTTGCTGTATCGTGAGAAAAAGGAGAGCGAGCAGGGACTGGGCATTTTCGCGCGCTATTCCTATCGCGATCCGGATTTCTATCGCATCTACCAGCACTGGTCGGCGGGTCTTCAGTATCTGGGGGCGATCCCCGGGCGCGACAAGGACGTGATCGGCTGGGCGGTGGGACAGCAGCAGTCCAGCGACGTGGCCCGGAGGCGCGTCAACAGGCGCTTCGGGGATGAGACGGTTTATGAGATGTACTATGCGATCCACGTATCGCCGTGGCTGGTGATCACGCCCGACGTGCAGTACATCGATAATCCCGGCGGTAACGATCAGGTTGGCCACACCATGGTGGCGGGCATCAGGGTCCGGATTTCGGTGTAG
- a CDS encoding cytochrome c codes for MNKSAMLLAIGFGLVVAISACQTGGTKKSAAFPEVPEGPGNRITHAAIGDRLHTTMTELQTSATRFWPQELEGSRAAGGQRADEAYDKAAELARRLAETAQQLPALVADAKLSDPDRRAFNAQSEALRQEALLLADAAERQDGDDMRLALHRIGDSCNACHQRFTEVAGALKEQ; via the coding sequence ATGAACAAGTCAGCGATGCTGTTGGCGATAGGATTCGGGCTCGTGGTCGCGATAAGTGCCTGCCAGACCGGCGGGACCAAGAAGTCGGCAGCTTTTCCCGAGGTTCCGGAGGGCCCGGGTAACCGCATTACGCACGCCGCCATCGGCGACCGCCTGCACACGACAATGACGGAGTTGCAGACTTCCGCCACGCGATTCTGGCCTCAGGAGCTCGAGGGCTCGCGCGCCGCGGGCGGACAACGCGCCGACGAGGCCTACGACAAGGCCGCCGAACTCGCCCGGCGCCTCGCCGAAACCGCCCAGCAACTCCCCGCACTCGTGGCCGACGCCAAACTCAGCGACCCTGACCGCCGAGCTTTCAACGCCCAGTCGGAAGCGCTTCGCCAGGAGGCGCTACTTCTCGCCGACGCCGCCGAACGTCAGGACGGCGATGACATGCGCCTCGCCCTGCACCGCATCGGCGACAGCTGCAACGCATGCCACCAGCGATTCACCGAGGTCGCCGGAGCCCTCAAGGAACAGTAG
- a CDS encoding AMP-binding protein, translated as MPKLSYAHCGSETPLLGETIGQCLHRIADAFPDNDALVSLPQEQRFSYRRFDEIVDRAAKAFLKLGIQRGDRVAIWSINNYEWVVAQFATARIGAVLVNINPAYRTHELEYVLRESRSKILLLVESFKTSNYLQMFYEVCPEAASADAGMIDSWRFPHLKTVVFIGRDEHPGMFTRRAFAELGDVLPDETLRIREKDLDVDDVVNIQYTSGTTGFPKGVLLTHSNILNNGFFIGEIMRLSPEDRVCVPVPFYHCFGMVIANLGAVTHGAAIVIPSPSFDAAAVLHAVHQERCTVLHGVPTMFIAELDHPEFSSFDLTCLRTGIMAGAPCPIELMRRVVDRMHMREVLIAYGQTEASPVTTLTRPDDPIERRVSTVGRVMPHQELKIVDPMTGATAQRGRQGEICFRGYNVMAGYDNNPKATDETIDRQGWLHSGDLGTMNDEGYVKITGRIKDMVIRGGENLYPREIEEFLHTLPIISDAHVVGVPDEKFGEELLACVRLRLDSGQELPTDEEFRALCKGRIAHYKIPRYWMVVEEFPMTVTGKVQKFKIRELAIHKYGLEKAAGIETA; from the coding sequence ATGCCCAAGCTCAGTTATGCCCATTGCGGGTCGGAAACGCCGCTCCTCGGCGAAACGATCGGCCAGTGCCTGCATCGCATTGCCGACGCATTTCCGGATAATGACGCCCTGGTGTCACTCCCTCAGGAGCAGCGTTTCAGCTACCGGCGTTTCGACGAAATCGTGGATCGCGCCGCCAAGGCCTTCCTCAAGCTGGGCATTCAGCGCGGCGACCGTGTGGCCATCTGGTCGATCAACAACTACGAATGGGTCGTCGCCCAGTTCGCCACCGCCCGCATCGGCGCCGTACTGGTCAACATCAACCCGGCTTACCGGACCCACGAGCTCGAGTACGTCCTCCGCGAATCCCGCTCCAAGATTCTGCTGCTCGTCGAATCCTTCAAGACCTCGAACTACCTGCAGATGTTCTACGAAGTCTGCCCCGAGGCGGCGTCCGCGGATGCGGGAATGATCGACTCGTGGCGATTTCCCCACCTCAAGACCGTGGTCTTCATCGGGCGCGACGAACACCCTGGCATGTTTACCCGCCGCGCGTTTGCGGAACTCGGCGATGTCCTTCCCGACGAGACCCTTCGCATCCGCGAGAAAGATCTCGACGTCGATGACGTGGTCAATATCCAGTACACTTCCGGCACAACCGGCTTTCCCAAGGGTGTTCTGCTTACCCACAGCAATATTCTCAACAACGGGTTTTTCATCGGGGAGATCATGCGGCTCTCCCCGGAGGATCGCGTCTGCGTTCCGGTGCCCTTCTACCACTGCTTCGGCATGGTCATCGCCAACCTCGGTGCCGTGACGCACGGCGCAGCCATCGTCATCCCCTCGCCTTCCTTCGACGCCGCGGCCGTGCTCCACGCCGTCCACCAGGAACGCTGTACGGTGCTTCACGGCGTCCCAACGATGTTCATCGCCGAACTCGATCATCCGGAATTCAGCTCGTTTGATCTGACCTGCCTGCGGACGGGCATCATGGCCGGGGCCCCCTGCCCCATCGAGCTTATGCGCCGTGTCGTCGACAGGATGCACATGCGCGAGGTCCTCATCGCCTACGGTCAGACCGAAGCTTCGCCCGTCACCACGCTCACCCGCCCAGACGACCCCATCGAACGGCGTGTCAGCACGGTCGGCCGGGTCATGCCCCATCAGGAGCTCAAGATCGTCGATCCGATGACTGGCGCCACCGCGCAACGCGGGCGACAGGGCGAAATCTGCTTCCGGGGCTACAACGTCATGGCCGGGTACGACAACAACCCCAAAGCCACGGACGAGACGATCGATCGCCAAGGCTGGCTCCATTCGGGCGACTTGGGCACGATGAACGACGAGGGTTACGTCAAGATCACCGGGCGCATCAAGGACATGGTCATCCGCGGGGGCGAGAACCTCTACCCCCGCGAGATCGAGGAGTTTCTGCACACACTCCCGATCATCAGCGACGCTCACGTCGTCGGCGTGCCTGACGAGAAGTTCGGCGAGGAACTATTGGCCTGCGTCAGGCTCCGTCTCGACAGCGGACAGGAATTGCCGACCGACGAGGAGTTCCGTGCCCTCTGCAAGGGCAGGATCGCCCATTACAAGATCCCCCGCTACTGGATGGTCGTGGAAGAATTCCCCATGACCGTGACGGGCAAAGTGCAGAAGTTCAAGATCCGCGAGCTGGCCATTCACAAGTACGGGCTGGAGAAGGCCGCCGGGATCGAAACAGCCTAA
- a CDS encoding OFA family MFS transporter, which produces MESEKVMNRWIVVVGAILIQLCLGAIYAWSVFTKKITLGLDNGGEYGFSNGQAAWVFSAGLATFALVMLFAGRWQARVGPRPVAAVGGIVLGIGYILGGLLGKTFLMQFICVGIIGGAGIGLAYVVPIAVGVKWFPDKKGMITGLAVAGFGFGATIWIKLADSWFGGLLNNLDHKFLDLPGVQAVFVVYGVAFLVLVLLGSIVMVNPPDGWKPAGWNPVTTGSRATITRDLSTMEMVGMPQYWGLLLMFTGSALAGLMVIYCIRLFGIDSLQASGAAATAAQAGKAAGTAMALYAILNGLGRIIWGSVSDLMGRRAALFLMCLLQGVMMLVFFYVGGTTWGLTIGACVIGFNFGGNFALFPAATADHFGNKTVGLNYPWVFLAYGIAGIAGPQIAGYFKDTAGQAGVDAWRTPFMIAGIACLVAAALALILRAPREKVAVERTPVGQPRIA; this is translated from the coding sequence ATGGAATCCGAGAAAGTCATGAATCGCTGGATCGTCGTCGTGGGCGCCATCTTGATTCAGCTCTGCCTGGGGGCCATCTACGCGTGGAGCGTGTTTACCAAGAAGATCACACTTGGACTGGATAACGGCGGTGAGTATGGTTTCAGTAACGGGCAAGCTGCCTGGGTATTCTCGGCGGGCTTGGCGACGTTTGCACTGGTGATGCTGTTTGCCGGTCGCTGGCAGGCAAGGGTCGGGCCGCGCCCGGTGGCGGCGGTCGGCGGCATTGTTCTCGGAATCGGCTACATCCTTGGGGGACTTCTTGGCAAGACGTTCTTGATGCAGTTCATCTGCGTTGGGATCATCGGCGGCGCCGGGATCGGGCTGGCGTACGTGGTTCCCATTGCCGTCGGCGTGAAGTGGTTTCCGGACAAGAAGGGCATGATCACTGGTTTGGCCGTGGCAGGCTTCGGCTTCGGGGCGACGATTTGGATCAAGTTGGCGGACAGTTGGTTTGGAGGGCTGCTGAACAACTTGGACCACAAATTCCTCGATCTGCCCGGCGTTCAAGCGGTGTTCGTAGTATACGGCGTTGCATTCCTCGTGTTGGTTTTGCTGGGCAGTATCGTGATGGTCAACCCGCCCGACGGGTGGAAGCCGGCCGGTTGGAATCCGGTGACGACGGGCAGTCGGGCGACGATTACGCGGGATCTCAGCACAATGGAAATGGTGGGCATGCCGCAGTACTGGGGCCTGTTGCTCATGTTTACCGGCTCCGCGCTGGCGGGACTGATGGTGATCTACTGCATCAGGCTGTTTGGGATCGACAGTCTGCAGGCCAGCGGTGCAGCCGCAACTGCGGCGCAGGCGGGGAAGGCCGCAGGCACGGCCATGGCGCTTTACGCGATTCTCAACGGACTGGGCCGGATCATCTGGGGGAGTGTCTCGGACCTGATGGGACGCCGGGCGGCGCTCTTCCTGATGTGCCTGCTGCAGGGCGTGATGATGCTGGTGTTCTTCTACGTGGGTGGAACGACGTGGGGGCTAACCATCGGGGCGTGCGTGATCGGATTCAATTTCGGCGGGAACTTCGCACTCTTCCCCGCGGCTACGGCTGACCACTTTGGGAATAAGACCGTGGGCCTGAATTACCCCTGGGTATTTCTGGCGTACGGCATAGCTGGAATCGCCGGGCCGCAGATCGCGGGCTATTTCAAGGACACCGCCGGGCAGGCCGGCGTGGACGCCTGGAGGACGCCGTTCATGATTGCAGGGATTGCCTGCCTGGTGGCGGCTGCACTGGCGCTGATTCTGCGTGCGCCGCGAGAGAAAGTCGCAGTAGAGCGTACGCCGGTTGGCCAGCCGCGGATTGCGTAG
- a CDS encoding pyruvate synthase subunit beta — protein MTESATLPEGTHCDHVLRPGNTNCAGCGMSVGLQWMDQALREANPMLVIPACCGIVTAGAFPTTAYGVPVAASTFASAAAVATGLAAVADLNQDPNVVACWTGDGGTYDIGIATLSAAAERNENIIYFCYDNEIYGNTGGQRSSATPEGVSTSTTPRGKTEIKKDMMSIMAAHRIPYAATLSLAHREDFMRKLAYARTVKGFRFLLILSPCPTGWKSEPEESIDLISYAVRSGLFPLYEVFDGMRYRVNAAPDGTPVEEYTSRQRRYTRAEIDPDVLRKRIDAHWNYLHGLAKLFPAGGEEGKPR, from the coding sequence ATGACTGAATCGGCTACGCTACCGGAAGGCACTCATTGCGATCACGTTCTCCGTCCGGGGAACACCAACTGCGCCGGCTGCGGGATGTCCGTCGGGCTCCAGTGGATGGACCAGGCGCTGCGCGAGGCGAACCCGATGCTCGTGATTCCCGCGTGCTGCGGGATTGTTACGGCCGGGGCGTTTCCGACCACGGCGTACGGTGTTCCCGTGGCGGCTTCGACATTTGCCAGTGCCGCGGCGGTGGCGACGGGCTTGGCCGCCGTTGCCGATCTGAATCAGGATCCAAACGTCGTGGCCTGCTGGACGGGTGACGGCGGCACGTACGACATCGGCATTGCGACGCTCTCGGCTGCGGCGGAACGGAACGAGAACATCATCTACTTCTGCTACGACAATGAGATTTACGGTAACACCGGAGGTCAGCGGAGCAGCGCAACGCCGGAGGGTGTTTCAACGTCTACGACACCGCGCGGCAAGACGGAAATCAAGAAGGACATGATGTCCATCATGGCCGCGCATCGCATTCCCTATGCGGCAACGCTGTCGCTGGCCCACCGCGAGGATTTCATGCGCAAGCTGGCCTACGCGCGTACCGTGAAGGGGTTCCGCTTCCTGCTGATTCTTTCCCCGTGCCCGACGGGCTGGAAGAGTGAGCCGGAGGAAAGCATCGATCTGATTTCGTACGCGGTGCGCAGCGGGCTGTTCCCGCTGTACGAGGTGTTTGACGGCATGCGTTACCGCGTCAATGCGGCGCCCGACGGCACGCCGGTCGAAGAGTACACGTCGCGGCAGCGGCGCTACACACGGGCGGAAATCGACCCCGATGTGCTTCGCAAGCGCATCGACGCGCACTGGAACTACTTGCACGGGCTGGCGAAATTGTTCCCGGCCGGGGGGGAAGAGGGAAAGCCCCGCTAG
- the porA gene encoding pyruvate ferredoxin oxidoreductase, with the protein MGRQLVTGNHAAGFTLAVAGEANRNARGCAAGAYPITPQTEIIEYLRGRNFTKGRIVPVESEHSAMAVCIGASLGGARAFTASSSNGLAYMTENVFAAGYYRLPIVMIAVNRTLGPPWNIWVDQGDSLALRDAAWLQFYTESHQDLVDTILLAFRVAEDERILLPAMVAMDGFVTSHTQMVVDLPEQEMVDRYLPPCRVPHRLRSEHPNTVGGLTWPTETERHRIEIQQAMERVPEVLKEAIDEFEKVFGRWPHGMLSAEHTEDAETVLIACNTMARTLRNVISERRAKGEKIGMIKAKMFRPFPREAYREALRSAKRVGVLDRNHSPGSGGIFWQEIETALRDRKDVMVQDYLVGLGGGDVTPDILHGIADDLVSRKKAEEPIWKEVAA; encoded by the coding sequence GTGGGCAGGCAGCTCGTAACGGGAAATCACGCCGCGGGATTTACCCTCGCGGTGGCGGGCGAGGCAAATCGCAACGCCCGGGGGTGCGCGGCCGGCGCATATCCGATCACGCCGCAAACGGAAATTATCGAGTATTTGCGGGGCCGCAACTTCACCAAGGGGCGGATTGTTCCGGTCGAGTCGGAACACAGCGCGATGGCCGTGTGCATCGGGGCTTCGCTGGGCGGCGCGCGGGCGTTTACGGCGAGTTCGTCCAACGGTCTTGCGTACATGACGGAGAACGTGTTCGCGGCGGGATATTACCGCTTGCCCATCGTCATGATCGCGGTGAATCGAACACTGGGCCCGCCGTGGAACATCTGGGTCGATCAGGGAGACAGTCTTGCCTTGCGCGATGCGGCTTGGCTTCAGTTCTACACGGAATCGCACCAGGACCTGGTGGATACGATCCTGCTCGCGTTCCGCGTGGCCGAGGACGAGCGGATTCTTCTCCCGGCGATGGTGGCGATGGACGGATTCGTCACGTCGCACACGCAGATGGTCGTTGATCTGCCGGAGCAGGAGATGGTGGATCGCTACCTGCCGCCGTGTCGCGTGCCGCACAGGCTGCGCTCGGAGCATCCCAATACCGTGGGCGGGCTCACCTGGCCGACGGAAACCGAGCGGCACCGCATCGAGATCCAGCAGGCGATGGAGCGCGTGCCGGAAGTCCTCAAGGAGGCGATTGACGAGTTTGAGAAGGTCTTCGGGCGTTGGCCGCACGGAATGCTCTCGGCTGAACACACCGAGGACGCGGAGACGGTGCTGATCGCGTGCAATACGATGGCCCGTACCCTGCGGAATGTCATCTCGGAGCGCCGAGCCAAGGGCGAGAAGATCGGGATGATCAAGGCCAAAATGTTCCGGCCGTTCCCGCGCGAGGCATATCGCGAGGCGTTGCGCTCGGCGAAGCGCGTGGGTGTGCTGGATCGCAACCACTCACCGGGTTCAGGCGGTATCTTCTGGCAGGAAATCGAAACGGCGCTGCGCGACCGGAAGGACGTAATGGTTCAAGATTACCTCGTCGGGCTGGGTGGCGGCGACGTAACCCCCGACATTCTGCACGGTATCGCCGACGACCTGGTTTCGCGGAAGAAAGCGGAAGAGCCCATCTGGAAAGAGGTGGCGGCATGA
- a CDS encoding 2-oxoacid:acceptor oxidoreductase family protein has translation MPWLRANGRRSAAAILRSGPSPRDVAPARQFKLKRTIQGDAMIEMTIYGRGGQGGVTLAKLIATAFFLRGKDVQAFGVYAAERSGAPLQAFVRIDDKEITNHNQVREPDHIIVLDRTLIAPRVLTGLKPDGWVILNAPETPESFKEFFSGRHVATVDATAIAVENGLGTRTVPIVNTTLLGAVAPLLGLTLEDVEAALAEVHFGGPNVTSARQAFEAVRKKKLSGKIVQGPKTAAPDHIAGLLDEDLGAVPAIHTGQWATRQPHRRTLTPPCNHGCPAGNDVRGFVEAVGREDPTAALAILLETSPLPGVCGRVCPAPCTQACNRNEWDESVNIRDIERYASDHGRWPEPVAPSRDERIAVVGSGPAGLSATYHLAKLGYPVTLFEAGNELGGVLRTGIPEYRLPRDVLSREISHITRHGVTVKTGKRIRRDDLLRLSHEFAAIFLGTGLQDSRGLNLSGTVEGAVEQGIDFLDRIRLGRERLNDEHVIVVGGGNTAIDAARSARRVGAKSVQIVYRRTRSEMPAIHEEIEEAIEEGIELLELVNPLRLHRDGGTILTCQRMRLGEPDESGRPRPVPETTEDAIFDLRCDRVILALGQSADISILPEGSEVREQGKLLGLSGAPIFAGGDFATNEGTVTAAIGSGHKAALHIHRTLSGEDLFPPETEPMASPADITMHIFGHKPRERVTILPMEERRSTFHEVRLGLIDSPDHRTATAEAQRCFSCGVCNYCDRCSSYCPEGVLVRDGDGYRFDYGYCKGCGICATQCPRGVVYMSEL, from the coding sequence GTGCCGTGGCTGCGGGCCAACGGACGCCGATCCGCCGCGGCGATCCTGCGCAGCGGGCCGAGCCCTCGTGATGTCGCTCCAGCGCGACAGTTCAAGCTGAAACGCACGATCCAGGGAGACGCCATGATCGAGATGACCATCTACGGGCGAGGGGGTCAGGGCGGCGTCACGTTAGCCAAGCTGATCGCCACGGCTTTTTTCCTGCGCGGCAAGGATGTTCAGGCTTTTGGCGTTTACGCCGCAGAGCGATCCGGTGCTCCTCTCCAGGCTTTCGTGCGCATCGACGACAAGGAAATCACGAATCACAACCAGGTCCGCGAGCCCGACCACATTATTGTCCTCGATCGTACGCTCATCGCCCCGCGCGTATTGACGGGGCTCAAGCCGGATGGCTGGGTCATTCTCAACGCGCCGGAAACTCCCGAGTCTTTCAAAGAGTTCTTTTCCGGTCGGCATGTCGCCACGGTGGATGCCACGGCCATCGCCGTGGAAAACGGCCTGGGCACGCGTACCGTCCCTATCGTCAACACCACGCTGTTGGGCGCCGTGGCACCGTTGCTGGGTCTGACACTGGAGGATGTGGAAGCGGCATTGGCCGAGGTGCACTTTGGCGGCCCCAACGTGACTTCCGCGCGTCAGGCCTTTGAGGCCGTACGCAAGAAGAAGCTGTCGGGGAAAATCGTACAGGGTCCGAAGACGGCCGCGCCCGATCACATTGCCGGATTGCTGGACGAGGACCTCGGCGCGGTTCCGGCGATACACACCGGTCAGTGGGCAACGCGCCAGCCTCATCGGCGGACGCTGACCCCGCCGTGCAATCACGGCTGTCCGGCGGGCAACGATGTGCGCGGATTCGTCGAGGCCGTGGGGCGGGAGGATCCCACCGCGGCGCTGGCCATCCTGCTGGAGACGTCGCCGCTGCCCGGCGTGTGCGGGCGTGTTTGTCCGGCTCCGTGCACGCAGGCGTGCAACCGCAATGAATGGGACGAGTCGGTCAATATCCGCGACATCGAGCGCTACGCTTCGGATCACGGTCGCTGGCCGGAGCCGGTGGCACCTTCGCGTGACGAGCGCATTGCCGTGGTGGGCTCGGGTCCGGCGGGCCTTAGCGCGACATATCACCTGGCGAAGCTGGGCTATCCGGTGACACTCTTCGAGGCGGGAAATGAACTGGGCGGTGTACTTCGCACGGGTATTCCTGAGTATCGCCTGCCGCGCGATGTCTTGAGCCGGGAGATCAGCCACATCACCCGACACGGCGTTACGGTGAAGACCGGCAAGCGCATCCGGCGCGACGACCTGCTGCGACTATCTCACGAATTCGCGGCAATTTTTCTCGGCACGGGGTTGCAGGACTCGCGGGGGCTGAATCTCAGCGGAACCGTCGAGGGTGCTGTCGAACAAGGCATCGATTTTCTGGATCGCATTCGGCTCGGGCGGGAACGGCTCAATGATGAGCATGTCATCGTGGTCGGTGGCGGAAACACGGCGATCGATGCGGCGCGTTCGGCACGGCGCGTGGGCGCCAAAAGCGTGCAGATCGTCTATCGCCGTACGCGTTCCGAGATGCCCGCGATCCACGAGGAGATCGAGGAGGCGATCGAGGAGGGCATTGAGCTGCTCGAACTGGTCAATCCGCTGCGCCTGCATCGCGACGGCGGCACGATTCTGACCTGCCAGCGCATGCGGCTGGGCGAACCCGATGAATCCGGGCGGCCGCGACCCGTTCCCGAGACGACCGAGGACGCCATCTTCGATCTGCGTTGCGACCGGGTGATCCTCGCCTTGGGGCAGTCGGCCGATATTTCCATACTTCCGGAAGGTTCGGAAGTCCGCGAACAAGGAAAGCTGTTGGGTCTCAGCGGCGCGCCGATCTTCGCCGGTGGAGACTTCGCGACGAACGAAGGCACCGTTACGGCGGCGATCGGCAGCGGGCACAAGGCCGCGCTGCACATCCATCGCACGCTCAGCGGCGAGGACCTCTTCCCGCCGGAGACGGAACCGATGGCGTCGCCGGCCGACATCACCATGCACATCTTCGGGCACAAGCCGCGCGAGCGCGTGACCATCCTGCCTATGGAGGAGCGGCGCTCGACGTTCCACGAGGTTCGTCTGGGGCTGATCGATTCGCCGGACCATCGGACGGCGACGGCCGAGGCGCAGCGATGTTTCAGTTGCGGGGTGTGCAATTACTGCGACCGCTGCTCGAGCTACTGCCCCGAGGGCGTGCTGGTGCGCGACGGCGACGGGTACCGGTTCGATTACGGTTATTGCAAGGGCTGCGGCATCTGCGCGACCCAGTGTCCGCGCGGCGTGGTGTACATGTCCGAACTCTAG